The genomic interval AAAGCGAAAGATTCAGCTGAAGAAATGTAACTATAAACGAGACTTGTTTTTTAAATCTTGTTATATTTATATCTAGGTTCTTGTACTTTACCAAATCAATTActgagatttttttattttattttttattatattttttttttgtagtttttagAATTCATGTAGGATTAGTTTGAATTAATTAGCTTGATAATGATGAATAAGTAGTTCTAGTAGAtggcatatttttttattagttaaatttatcTGTTTTTTGTCATTTAGGAAAATGTAATTTAAGGtactgtttatttatttatttgcattGTGTAGTCTTTGGAGTAGTAATTTatgatgaattttattaatttatttgtttgtatAATGTAGAATTTGGAGCAGTGATATATGAAGGAGTTTGCTGTGAATTTGATTTCCTGATTACaaaattaggataaactttattTGGAATTTTGTTGTACAGAAATGTCAGGTATAATCTTCTGTCTATCACTCTATCTATCCCTTTgaaatatagtttttattttttatttattttttaatggatTATGATGTATGAATTTGAGTGTGTGAAAAATCTGATCTTGTAATTAAAATGTGGTGGAAGGATTTGAAGGGCAATGTAGTAATGATGAAATTAGGGAGAGGAGATCGGATGTTGATTACTCGGAAGATGAGAGGCGACAGTATTCTAAAATTGGAACACTCAAGAAGAAGGCAATGAATGCTTCTTCTAAATTCACTCATTCACTTAAGAAAAGAGGAAAACGGAAAATTGATTATAGGGTTCCATCGGTGTCGATCGAGGATGTGAGAGACGCACGAGAGGAGACTGCGGTTCTTGAATTGCGCCAAAGACTTGTTGAGAGGGGATCTTTGCCTCCCAGGCATGATGATTATCATACATTGCTGAGGTACTTCCTCATTTTTCTTTCCAATTATATCACTAAATCGATTTTTTCAGCTTACTCTGTGTGTGGTCATAAATAACAAGTGTTATGTTTTTATTCGCATACATTGACTCTTGTTGGTTTGTATTTTCCGGTAGGTTTCTTAAAGCTAGGGATTTTAATATTGAGAAGACAATTCAAATGTGGGAAGAAATGCTTATTTGGCGAAAGGAATATGGAACTGATGCCATTCTAGAGGTAATGATACTAATTTATGTCATAGCCGGACAAGGTATATAGCTGCTTTAGACCACAGAATGTTTGCATGTAACAGAAGGACAATGGGATTCCTTCGGTTTTTCTGATTTCATAGATTGTTAATTGAATATGTTTGTTCATTAATTTGAACAATTCAGATATTTAATCATTCATGAGCCTCCACCTCACAGCTCAAACTTTTACATGAATTTGTCCTTGATATGGTATTAAGGCTGTATGATTAAGCAAGTGGTCAAGAGTTCCATctccatttttttatataacactTAAATTTCTCAATAAGGAAAAATTCTGCATTTTGTATGCTTCAAGCCCAAACAATTCTTGCTTTAAGTGTGTTAGATATAAAATCATTGACATTTGTGATACTATCAAAGTATCTATAATTATAGTTAAGAGTTCAATGCTTGCTACTTACATTTTTGTACACCATCAAGCATAAACGGCTTTTGCAGAGTGTGAATGTTAGATAAAAGAACCctccaataattttttatagctTAAGCATTCAAGAGATTTGGTCCTTGACAGAGCAgaatattttgtatttgtaaTAGTTGAATGTTTCAGCATAAGCATGTGTTCTTTGCTTAAGATGCTTTGTACATATTTTATTTGCTTCTAATGTGATAATTATCCTCGAAGGAGTTTGAATATGAAGAGCTGGAAGAAGTATTGCAGTATTATCCTCAAGGTTACCATGGAGTCGATAAGGATGGTAGGCCAGTTTACATTGAGAGGCTCGGGAAAGCTCATCCAAGCCGCCTGATGCGCATCACCACAATAGATCGATATTTGAGATATCATGTCCAGGAGTTCGAGAGGGCTCTGCAAGAGAAATTTCCAGCATGTTCCATTGCAGCAAAGAGACAGCTTTTTTCAACAACAACGATATTGGATGTACAGGGCTTGGTATGTTGcattagaataaataatttttataaagttaTGCACCTTATATCACTAATATCAGGCGCGAAATCTGTTGATTATTCTGTGTATATGATAATTTACGTTGCTTGTTGATACTAGATTGTTTATATGCTCAACATTCTATGAAACATATGGTATCTgccttaaatattttttaaatcaatctgTTTAGCTACTAGTGAGGGGGTTGTTTGGTGTTTCTCAATGTTAAGAATTCCCTTGTTTGCAAATTGTTGAAACGTTTTTATGCTGAAATTTTAGCTCCCATTGAAATGTGTGATGCAGGGAATGAAAAATTTCTCGCGTACTGCGGCAAATCTCTTGGCTTCCATGACAAAAATAGATAGCTGTTACTATCCTGAGGTTTTTGTCCCGTTCTTTCCCAAAGcatctctttttttttccaGCCCTTTTAATCTCTATGTGAAACATCTCCATTTTTATTTGCAGACATTACATCAAATGTATGTTGTCAATGCTGGTTCTGGCTTTAAGAAGATGCTTTGGCCTGCCGCACAAAAGTTTCTTGATCCCAAAACTATTGCAAAGATACAGGTGAAGTATATAAACTATCAACAAGTAATGTTTAACATGCTCATTTCCAGCAATGCTGCTGATTTTACGCTCATTTCCCTACTTTTCAGATTCTTGATTCCAAGTCTCTATATAAACTACAGGAAGCCATTCACTCTAGGTACATCTCTGTGCCTTCATCTTACTGCATTGTAATTTCTATTTAACTTACCGATTAATATGGATTTTGCAAATGAATCTGTACAGGCAGTTGCCAGACTTTCTGGGTGGTTCATGTACATGTCCTAGCGAAGGTGGATGTCTCAGGTCTAACAAGGGTCCATGGAATGATCCTGATATCATGAAGGTAATGTATCTCTATTATCTTGCTTCTTAGCCCTTAGTCGTGCcaacttttgaaaatatatatggCTTATAAATACCTTGCCAAACTAGCATTTGGGCAACTAATGTAGATATTCTGATTTTAGCTGGTACGTAATGCTGAGGCAACATTTGTGAGGCAAATCACCAGGTCGTCCAATGAACAGCATAACTTTGACTCCTTTCAGTTACACTCACTGAAGGCAAGTTTCTGTGTTTTGAACACAAAAAGTTGGATTTGAGTTTACAATTTGATGGTAGGTAGATATTCCTTACAATCATATGATTTTCTAACTATTTTCTTATCTCCCAGGAGCGTTGCAGTGACTCTTCAACAGCAGAATCAGGGTCTGATATGAATGATTACTCTTCTCCTACCAGACAAAGGAGCTCTAGTTATCCTCGTTTAGCGCCAGTTCGTGAAGAAGTCAGTTTCAAAAAAAATCCAGTGTTTATTTTAGAATCATTATTCTCATCTTAACTAGTTCATGTACATTTTGTATGGTTGTCTTGAGCTTTTAATCATACCTAACCGCTTGTCTTCTATAGGTCAGGGTACCGGATGCCAATGGCTACTACAGCTGTGATGATAGTGCTCTATTATCAGCTCAGAATGTGATCGAAAATGGTCGACTTCACCTTACTCGAGAGCAGTCTTTGCAAACTAATGATATGGAGAATGCTGCATGTAGGACAAATTCAGAAGGTATTGTTATAGAATTGTTGAAGGCTTTGTACCAATTATATTTATCTGTTATTCCTATGTGGAACCCAAGTTGTGCATATAACTTGGTCATATTTGGACGTGGAAATTGGAAATACATGTTGGCTATTATGGTTCATGCTAGGTTTTACTGAAATTATTGACAAGTTTGGCAATATTATACTTATCTTCTGACTCACTCTACCTTGTTTTTTTTTCCAGGTACTTCAGTCAGCAATTTGTTCATCATTATCAAGGAAAGATTAGAGAAAACAAATTTCTTATATGTACCACAAGTGCTGATGTCCTTTGTCGAAAGACTCATTGCGTTCATCCGCTGTCTaagatttgaattttggagAACACCTTACATGATTCACCCATCAAATTCCATGGAACGTGACATTAATAACCACTCATCAGCTATTGAAGCAACTCCTGAAAGAGATTATATTCTTCCTTGCGAACAGCGTCTTCAGAGGTTAGAAAAAGTTTTTAACGAACTTAACAACAAACCTGATGGCATGCCTTTAGAGAAGGAGCACATGCTTATGGATTCCTTGGATAGAATAAAGTCTGTTGAGTTTGATCTTGAGAAGACAAAGAGGGTATTCATCTATGCTTTCATCAGTCATATGTCTTTTGATCATGCTGATC from Cicer arietinum cultivar CDC Frontier isolate Library 1 chromosome 5, Cicar.CDCFrontier_v2.0, whole genome shotgun sequence carries:
- the LOC101492552 gene encoding phosphatidylinositol/phosphatidylcholine transfer protein SFH13 — its product is MSGFEGQCSNDEIRERRSDVDYSEDERRQYSKIGTLKKKAMNASSKFTHSLKKRGKRKIDYRVPSVSIEDVRDAREETAVLELRQRLVERGSLPPRHDDYHTLLRFLKARDFNIEKTIQMWEEMLIWRKEYGTDAILEEFEYEELEEVLQYYPQGYHGVDKDGRPVYIERLGKAHPSRLMRITTIDRYLRYHVQEFERALQEKFPACSIAAKRQLFSTTTILDVQGLGMKNFSRTAANLLASMTKIDSCYYPETLHQMYVVNAGSGFKKMLWPAAQKFLDPKTIAKIQILDSKSLYKLQEAIHSRQLPDFLGGSCTCPSEGGCLRSNKGPWNDPDIMKLVRNAEATFVRQITRSSNEQHNFDSFQLHSLKERCSDSSTAESGSDMNDYSSPTRQRSSSYPRLAPVREEVRVPDANGYYSCDDSALLSAQNVIENGRLHLTREQSLQTNDMENAACRTNSEGTSVSNLFIIIKERLEKTNFLYVPQVLMSFVERLIAFIRCLRFEFWRTPYMIHPSNSMERDINNHSSAIEATPERDYILPCEQRLQRLEKVFNELNNKPDGMPLEKEHMLMDSLDRIKSVEFDLEKTKRVLHAAVTKQLEITDLLENMQKSKCRVSQ